The Bacillus sp. B-jedd sequence AACTTTCGTAATTTTTTCATTGAACTGCCCGTTTTGTTCGCGCAGCTTCCTGACAAGTTCGGGGGAGGCGTCGCTGGAGTAGGGAGAACCTGCCTTTGTGGCGCGGCGGCTTAGCCATTCCTCCGTCAAATCTTGTGAGTGGGAACGTAAATATTGATATAAAACCTCGTCTAGTTCTCTCATATTTCCTCCCGTATGTATACGTGATTTTCCTTCTCTATCATAACCGAAAACGGTTAAAAAAGCATATCTCCCGTTTTTTGCAAAATTAGCGGCCGGACTGGGATGTCCAGCGTAATAGCGGGGTAAGGTTACAAATAGTGTGGCTTTTAAACAAAAGTGCTGGGAACGGAGGCATTCATAATGGTTAAGTTGTTGAAGGAGACGCGTCACAGGCCATATCCTCTGCCGAATTTGCCCTGGCTCATGACCCAGACGTGGGAGAATCTGCTGTTTCTTCATTGGCGCGTTGACGCAGGACAAGTCAGGCAGCACCTCCCGGCTGAATTGGAGCTGGATACGTGGGACGGCTCGGCCTGGATTTCAATTTCCCCTTTTCAGGTGAAACATCAGCGCTTTCGGATTTTACCGGAAATCCCGATGCTGAACGAATATTTGGAGCTGAATGTCAGGACATACGTGAAACGGAACGGCCGGCAGGGTGTATGGTTCTTTTCTTTGGACGCCAATCTTGCCCCGGCTGTGATGGCGGCAAATGGATTTCTGGCGCTGCCGTATAAAAATGCGGAGATGGATTTTGAGGAAGTTGACTTCAAGGGTTCCTTATCTCCCAGTGACAAAGTTACCGTTGAACCCTCTGAGCAACGGGAAGTTTTTGCAAAAGGAAAGAAGGGTTTCAGGTTTACGAATGAGCGAATTAATGCCGAGGATGGATTCGGACGGTTCAACGTGACTTATCGGCCTGTTTCAAGGGGGAGTGTAACCCGGTCTGGTACGCTTGAACACTGGCTGATTGAGCGTTACTGCCTGTTTACAGAAAAGGACGGGAAAATTCTGCGCGGCGATATCCACCACCTTCCATGGGATGTGGCCGATGCCGAGGCGGAAGTGGCTGTCAATATGATGAGCCCAATTCCATTGGCAGGCGAACCGCTGCTTCAATACTGTGAATCAAAAAAGGTGTTGATGTTCCCATTTGTAGAGAATTAACATGCTTCATTTATCCAGGAAAAATCGACTATCTCGGTTCTAAAGGTTAAGCCTTTTTATACAATCGCAATATTTGACGAAAGATATAGTATTTACAGGCTTCTTCAGATGCCATAAATTATAAATAATCATTTATATAGTGTAAGGAAGTGGATAATGACTGCTTTCATTAAAAATCAATGGCAGGCCAATGGATACTTGATTCTAATCGCAGCATTATTTCTGTTATTAATGGCTGGCTGCCAGCAAAAAGCGGCCCAGACAGCGGAAAAACGATTCATTGCACCGACTGCACCAGAATGGCTTTACACGAATGGACAATGGAAAGAGGTTACGAAGGCCGACAGTGATAAAGCGATGCAGGGCTGGCTTGACGGCAAGAACGGACGGCATTATGGACGGCGGGCCAGGATTGAGACAGACAGCAGTTTTGCCACATTGAAACAACGCGGCATCGGCGGTACAGTCTTTATTTTTGTTGATGGTAAACAGGTTGTAGAACAAAAGTTAAAGGCGGATGGCAAGTATTTGGACATCCCGATTTATAAGCATAAAAAAGGATGGCATCAGATTGAAATTGGCTTTTCAAACATTAGCGAGATAAATGGCCTCTACATAAGTGAAGGGGCGAAAGCAAAAAAGCCGAAGGAAAAGAGAAAGCGGCTTGTTGTCATTGGCCATAGCCATGCCGACGGGACTGGCACTCCAAATATGGGGATGGAAGCAATGGCCACTGTCATTGGCGACATCATGGGAGTAGAGAGCATCAATCAGGGAATTGGCCGAACAGACATTGATATATCTTCCCCGCCGTCCGATAAAAACAGCGCCCTTGGACGGGTCAAGCCAGATGTGATTGATTTGAAACCGGATTATGTCCTCGCTATTT is a genomic window containing:
- a CDS encoding YqjF family protein, giving the protein MVKLLKETRHRPYPLPNLPWLMTQTWENLLFLHWRVDAGQVRQHLPAELELDTWDGSAWISISPFQVKHQRFRILPEIPMLNEYLELNVRTYVKRNGRQGVWFFSLDANLAPAVMAANGFLALPYKNAEMDFEEVDFKGSLSPSDKVTVEPSEQREVFAKGKKGFRFTNERINAEDGFGRFNVTYRPVSRGSVTRSGTLEHWLIERYCLFTEKDGKILRGDIHHLPWDVADAEAEVAVNMMSPIPLAGEPLLQYCESKKVLMFPFVEN
- a CDS encoding SGNH/GDSL hydrolase family protein, yielding MTAFIKNQWQANGYLILIAALFLLLMAGCQQKAAQTAEKRFIAPTAPEWLYTNGQWKEVTKADSDKAMQGWLDGKNGRHYGRRARIETDSSFATLKQRGIGGTVFIFVDGKQVVEQKLKADGKYLDIPIYKHKKGWHQIEIGFSNISEINGLYISEGAKAKKPKEKRKRLVVIGHSHADGTGTPNMGMEAMATVIGDIMGVESINQGIGRTDIDISSPPSDKNSALGRVKPDVIDLKPDYVLAIYGFNSISPINRGEMTHGQYQEKYAEFIKTIHDALPDTKVFASSIMATPSYSDEELKPYNEDIKMACSKVPNCMYIDMAGKLNEGNFDKYMAPDRLHPSTEGQRYLAEVYAKAMKSAIDK